The Pseudomonadota bacterium genomic sequence ACCGGCAAGGGTGTGCCGGGCGGCGCCGCGCGGGTCGTGAAGAAGGCGGACGAAGCCGTCAAGCGCCACCAGCAGCGGGTCGACTATCGTCGCATCGCGCAACCGTCTCTCGATGGGCTGATCGAGGCTCTCAACGAGCTCACCGAGGATCCGAACCGGGCCGAGGCGGCGAAGCGGATCTATGAGCTGGCGCACAACCTCAAAGGCGAGGGCGGCAGCTTCGGCTATCCAGCGGTTTCACAAGTGGCGGCCTTGTTGTCCCAGGTCGCCGA encodes the following:
- a CDS encoding Hpt domain-containing protein yields the protein MAEYVKPPKHLSDKTGKGVPGGAARVVKKADEAVKRHQQRVDYRRIAQPSLDGLIEALNELTEDPNRAEAAKRIYELAHNLKGEGGSFGYPAVSQVAALLSQVAENVAQADPRKLAVIQLQIDSLRAIVRSGQKGRPEGLTQEVINSLEMLVSKYLTAAKGRAAS